A DNA window from Candidatus Binatia bacterium contains the following coding sequences:
- the eno gene encoding phosphopyruvate hydratase, with translation MRKCEEIVVKITRVHAREILDSRGNPTVEVEVILGNGGRGRAAVPSGASTGMHEALELRDGKKRYLGKGVQKAVDNVNRVVAPRLRGRDARKQAEIDRLMIDLDGTPNKRKLGANAILGVSLAVAHAAAAGSKMPLFQYIGSLYGEKPVTLPVPMMNILNGGAHADNSVDLQEFMVVPVGARSFADGLRMGAETFHTLARVLRERQYSTAVGDEGGFAPRLASNQEAVEVILEAIERAGYKPGRQIALALDAAASEFFTDGEYVFKKSDGSRHSDASMVEMYANWVGRYPIVSIEDGLGEDDWDGWSLLTKTLGKKTQLVGDDLFVTNPERLRRGIATGVANSILIKLNQIGSLTETLDTVAAAKRAGYTTVISHRSGETEDATIADLAVAVNAGQIKTGSASRGERTAKYNQLLRIEEMLGKKAVYPGKAAFRRAR, from the coding sequence GTGCGCAAATGCGAGGAGATCGTCGTGAAGATCACCAGGGTACATGCGAGAGAGATACTCGACTCCCGGGGCAATCCCACGGTCGAGGTCGAGGTCATTCTCGGCAACGGCGGTCGCGGTCGCGCCGCCGTGCCGTCAGGGGCATCGACCGGGATGCACGAGGCGCTCGAACTGCGTGACGGGAAGAAGCGCTACCTTGGCAAGGGCGTGCAGAAAGCGGTCGACAACGTCAACCGGGTCGTCGCCCCGCGGCTGAGAGGTCGCGATGCCCGAAAGCAGGCGGAAATCGATCGCCTGATGATCGATCTCGATGGCACGCCGAACAAACGCAAGCTCGGCGCCAACGCGATTCTCGGCGTCTCCCTCGCCGTCGCCCACGCCGCCGCAGCGGGATCGAAGATGCCCTTGTTCCAGTACATCGGCAGCCTTTACGGCGAGAAGCCCGTAACGCTGCCGGTGCCGATGATGAACATCCTCAACGGCGGCGCCCACGCCGACAACTCGGTCGATCTGCAGGAGTTCATGGTGGTTCCGGTCGGGGCGCGATCCTTTGCAGATGGACTGCGGATGGGGGCCGAGACCTTCCATACGCTGGCCAGGGTCCTGCGCGAGCGGCAGTACTCGACGGCGGTGGGCGACGAGGGCGGTTTCGCGCCGCGCCTCGCATCAAACCAGGAGGCGGTGGAGGTCATCCTCGAAGCGATCGAACGCGCCGGATATAAGCCCGGCCGGCAGATCGCCCTGGCCCTGGATGCGGCGGCCAGCGAGTTCTTCACCGATGGCGAGTACGTGTTCAAAAAGTCCGACGGCAGCCGCCACTCGGATGCCTCCATGGTCGAGATGTACGCGAACTGGGTCGGCCGGTACCCGATCGTGTCCATCGAGGACGGTCTCGGCGAAGACGATTGGGACGGCTGGTCGTTGCTCACGAAAACGCTCGGCAAGAAGACCCAACTCGTCGGCGACGACCTGTTCGTCACCAATCCCGAGCGGCTCCGCCGCGGTATCGCCACCGGCGTTGCCAACTCCATCCTGATCAAGCTCAACCAGATAGGCTCTCTCACCGAAACTCTGGACACCGTCGCGGCGGCGAAGCGGGCCGGCTACACCACCGTGATCTCGCACCGCTCCGGAGAAACCGAAGACGCGACCATCGCCGACCTCGCCGTGGCGGTGAACGCGGGACAAATCAAGACCGGCAGCGCCAGCCGCGGCGAGCGCACGGCCAAGTACAACCAACTGCTTCGTATCGAGGAGATGCTCGGCAAGAAGGCCGTCTATCCCGGCAAGGCGGCCTTCCGCCGGGCACGCTAG
- a CDS encoding TonB-dependent receptor codes for MQVRWTWLYAAVVSAVLSPVASAAEEAAIGEQPSGESSKTAPDTRRPTTRLEEVVVEADKPLSSASADVIRQKDYEVRPHDTLQEILNNTPGLIVAQHQGGGKAPQYLIRGFDADHGTDFAVFVDMLPVNLVTGAHGQGYADVNFVIPETIERLQLFKGPYFAQFGDFANAGAMNLVTKDEFAENFAYASGGFWSTQRYVLGASPRLSWMKTLLAAQVYYTNGPFDDPQNYLRYNFFAKATVEPIPHGKLTISGAAMQGNWNASGQIPLSAVEAGFIDTNPAALVPDPGHRPFDRFDAIDPTEGGRTDRENINIQFSYTPTAEDSVAAQLYFSHNHLALYSNFTLYKDTGLRFYQSGNRIVDNGGLPNPDPTLDYLPGDGIEQDESRVLFGGRASYTTNWFVRDVGMQTEVGIENRNDLIGDLALYRQVRRNRFFAVNRLGVAESSVSGYAAQQTFPYDWLRFDAGLRGDVFFFDGTNELPDQGPDPNFTSVTVRGNTTDGIVSPKANAILTVAPNTEVYLNFGLGFHSNDARLALLGKQNPALAGGLESPLTRSTGYELGVRTRQFDSLDVAAALWRIDLDDELSFSGDAGNQEIGAGGLYQPSGPTRRWGVDLELRYEPVSWLFVDYDLTWNKAQFSDTGDPIPLAPTLLMNGGVTARWGPNFSAAVRVRYLASRPANEEDTLTASGYTLVDLLARYRWRNVEAQLDLLNVSDANWREAQFADTACLLGHVGTGNCLATPGQQGTHEDPPQAIYFTPGNPFWVRGGIAMYF; via the coding sequence GTGCAAGTCAGATGGACCTGGTTGTACGCCGCCGTTGTGTCGGCGGTATTATCGCCGGTCGCTTCGGCGGCCGAGGAGGCAGCAATCGGAGAGCAACCCTCCGGCGAGTCGTCAAAGACCGCGCCGGACACGCGGCGGCCCACGACGCGACTTGAGGAGGTCGTCGTCGAGGCTGACAAACCGCTGTCGTCGGCATCTGCCGACGTTATTCGCCAGAAGGACTACGAGGTTCGCCCGCACGATACGTTGCAGGAGATCCTGAACAACACCCCCGGTCTGATCGTGGCGCAGCACCAGGGCGGCGGCAAGGCGCCGCAGTACCTCATTCGCGGCTTCGATGCCGACCATGGAACCGATTTCGCCGTGTTCGTAGACATGCTGCCGGTGAACCTCGTTACCGGGGCCCACGGGCAAGGTTACGCCGACGTGAATTTCGTCATCCCGGAAACCATCGAGCGCCTGCAACTATTCAAAGGTCCTTACTTCGCTCAGTTCGGGGATTTCGCCAATGCCGGCGCAATGAACCTGGTCACCAAAGACGAATTTGCCGAGAACTTCGCCTACGCCTCGGGTGGATTCTGGAGCACGCAACGTTACGTCCTCGGCGCCTCGCCGCGGTTGTCATGGATGAAGACGCTGCTTGCCGCGCAGGTCTATTACACGAACGGCCCTTTCGACGACCCGCAGAACTACCTGCGTTACAACTTCTTCGCCAAGGCGACCGTCGAGCCGATCCCCCACGGGAAATTGACCATCTCCGGCGCGGCGATGCAGGGCAACTGGAATGCCTCGGGGCAAATACCCCTGAGCGCCGTGGAGGCGGGGTTCATCGACACAAACCCGGCAGCGCTGGTGCCCGACCCGGGGCACCGGCCGTTCGACCGCTTCGACGCCATCGATCCGACCGAAGGCGGGCGCACGGACCGGGAGAACATCAACATCCAGTTCAGTTACACGCCCACGGCCGAAGACTCGGTAGCCGCCCAGTTGTATTTCAGCCACAATCACCTGGCTCTGTATTCGAACTTCACCTTGTACAAGGACACCGGCTTGCGGTTCTATCAGTCGGGCAACCGCATCGTCGACAACGGCGGTCTGCCGAACCCGGACCCGACTCTCGATTACCTGCCGGGCGACGGTATCGAACAGGACGAGTCACGCGTGCTCTTCGGCGGGCGGGCGTCGTATACCACGAACTGGTTCGTTCGTGACGTCGGCATGCAGACGGAGGTCGGCATCGAGAACCGCAACGATCTGATCGGCGACCTCGCCCTGTACCGGCAGGTGCGGCGGAACCGGTTCTTCGCCGTGAATCGCCTCGGCGTTGCCGAGTCGTCGGTGAGCGGCTACGCCGCGCAGCAGACGTTCCCTTACGATTGGTTGCGGTTCGATGCCGGCTTGCGCGGAGACGTGTTCTTTTTCGACGGCACCAACGAGTTGCCCGACCAGGGACCCGATCCGAACTTCACATCCGTGACCGTCCGGGGCAACACCACCGACGGCATCGTCAGCCCCAAAGCGAACGCCATCTTGACCGTGGCGCCGAACACCGAAGTGTATTTGAACTTCGGCCTCGGGTTTCACTCCAACGATGCGCGGCTGGCTCTGCTCGGCAAGCAGAACCCGGCGTTAGCGGGTGGGCTCGAATCGCCGCTGACGCGATCGACGGGCTACGAACTCGGGGTGCGGACAAGGCAGTTCGACAGCCTCGATGTCGCGGCGGCGCTGTGGCGGATCGACCTCGACGACGAGCTCAGTTTTTCGGGCGACGCGGGCAACCAGGAGATCGGCGCCGGCGGCCTCTACCAGCCTTCGGGCCCGACGCGCCGGTGGGGTGTGGACCTCGAGTTGCGCTACGAACCCGTTTCGTGGCTGTTCGTGGACTACGACCTGACCTGGAACAAAGCGCAGTTCTCCGACACCGGCGACCCCATTCCTCTGGCCCCGACCCTGTTGATGAACGGCGGGGTGACCGCACGTTGGGGGCCGAACTTCTCCGCGGCAGTGCGGGTGCGCTATCTGGCATCGCGACCGGCAAACGAGGAAGACACGCTAACGGCCTCGGGGTACACCCTGGTCGATTTGCTCGCCCGCTACCGCTGGCGCAATGTCGAGGCGCAGTTGGACCTGCTCAATGTGAGCGACGCCAACTGGCGGGAGGCGCAATTCGCGGACACGGCGTGTCTGCTGGGTCACGTCGGGACCGGGAACTGCCTGGCGACTCCGGGGCAGCAGGGAACTCACGAGGACCCGCCACAGGCAATTTACTTCACCCCCGGGAATCCGTTCTGGGTCAGGGGCGGTATTGCGATGTACTTCTGA
- a CDS encoding TonB family protein, whose amino-acid sequence MSVSFLSPRFDVPVTLPVMRRYWRWAAASVAVHVALLGFCGSFAVVRVGEPRPLRITIFEPPAPPPPPPGGVSVLPAVPAPVAQPVPEPVRPPVEKPRPQKIATAPGRAAKLLPRPRLKPDAAPPPEPFPSPAAVAAPLGAGAPAGEAAGTPGGVVGGIGTRVLRADEVASPPVVISSSMPVYPPLARARGIEGLVVLETVVDRRGRVEADSVRVVESVPLLDDAAIAALRQWRFRPGRDAEGEAVRVLVHLPVRFRLR is encoded by the coding sequence ATGTCGGTTTCTTTTCTCTCGCCGCGCTTCGATGTGCCGGTGACGCTGCCCGTGATGCGCCGCTACTGGCGTTGGGCCGCCGCTTCCGTCGCCGTTCACGTGGCTCTGCTCGGCTTCTGTGGCAGCTTTGCGGTGGTGCGGGTTGGCGAGCCGCGACCGCTCCGCATCACGATCTTCGAACCGCCGGCCCCGCCGCCGCCTCCGCCGGGCGGCGTTTCAGTCTTGCCCGCCGTTCCCGCTCCGGTCGCGCAACCCGTTCCCGAGCCGGTGCGACCGCCGGTGGAGAAGCCCCGGCCGCAGAAGATCGCCACTGCGCCCGGGCGAGCGGCGAAACTGCTGCCACGGCCTCGCCTCAAGCCCGACGCGGCGCCGCCGCCGGAACCGTTCCCCTCGCCCGCTGCGGTCGCGGCGCCCTTGGGAGCCGGGGCTCCCGCCGGAGAGGCTGCGGGCACCCCGGGTGGGGTAGTCGGCGGTATCGGTACGCGCGTCCTTCGCGCCGACGAGGTGGCTTCTCCGCCTGTCGTCATATCGTCTTCCATGCCGGTCTATCCGCCGTTGGCCCGCGCCCGCGGCATCGAGGGTTTGGTGGTACTGGAAACCGTCGTCGACCGCCGCGGGCGGGTCGAAGCGGATTCGGTCAGGGTGGTGGAGTCCGTACCTCTGCTCGACGATGCGGCAATCGCCGCGCTGCGCCAATGGCGCTTTCGCCCGGGCCGGGACGCGGAGGGCGAAGCCGTGCGTGTCCTGGTGCACCTGCCGGTGCGCTTCCGTCTACGCTGA
- a CDS encoding LemA family protein has protein sequence MGTALLVSIVAAAAAAVWIYNSLVGLRNRVQNSWKQIDVQLKRRHDLIPNLVEAVKGAMEFERDTLTRVMEARARAVSATGARASGAAETELSQAIGRLFAVMENYPQLKSNENVLRLQEELTTTENQIAFARQYYNDVVEQFNTRQQVFPANVVANYFGFTPAEYFTGEPREAAVPAVDLRLPR, from the coding sequence GTGGGAACTGCACTACTGGTCTCGATCGTTGCCGCCGCAGCAGCGGCGGTCTGGATATACAACAGCCTCGTCGGGCTGCGAAACCGCGTCCAAAATAGCTGGAAGCAGATCGACGTCCAGCTCAAGCGCCGCCACGATCTCATTCCCAACCTCGTCGAGGCGGTCAAAGGTGCGATGGAATTCGAACGCGACACCCTGACACGGGTCATGGAGGCGCGGGCGCGCGCCGTATCGGCCACCGGCGCACGGGCGAGCGGGGCCGCCGAAACCGAACTCTCGCAGGCGATCGGGCGCCTGTTTGCGGTGATGGAGAATTACCCGCAGCTCAAGTCCAACGAGAACGTACTGCGGTTGCAGGAGGAACTGACGACCACGGAGAACCAGATCGCCTTCGCCCGCCAGTACTACAACGACGTGGTAGAGCAGTTTAATACGCGCCAGCAGGTTTTCCCCGCCAACGTGGTCGCCAATTACTTCGGCTTCACCCCGGCCGAGTACTTCACCGGCGAGCCTCGGGAAGCCGCGGTCCCGGCCGTCGATCTGCGACTGCCGCGCTGA
- a CDS encoding septum formation initiator family protein: MALLPPLPRKYKGTFALVGAGILLLATAAVFGDNGLVRLRELQRALTSLEQRAFQLQQSNEQMREHIRRLESDDALIEKLARERLGLVKPGDLVYRRRPSAHAAAGPVSSGPAAAR; the protein is encoded by the coding sequence ATGGCCCTTCTACCCCCCTTGCCGCGAAAATACAAAGGTACCTTTGCGCTCGTCGGTGCCGGCATCTTGCTGCTCGCTACCGCGGCGGTGTTCGGCGACAACGGTCTGGTTCGCCTCCGCGAATTGCAGCGAGCGCTGACCTCGCTCGAGCAGCGCGCCTTCCAGTTGCAACAGTCCAACGAGCAGATGCGCGAGCACATCCGACGACTCGAATCGGACGACGCGCTGATCGAGAAGCTGGCCCGCGAACGACTCGGCCTCGTCAAACCCGGCGATCTGGTCTATCGCCGCCGCCCCTCCGCGCACGCCGCCGCCGGCCCAGTATCTTCCGGCCCCGCCGCCGCCCGTTAA
- a CDS encoding M48 family metallopeptidase, producing the protein MSPPAIDFVARQRLNRRRSALLIAAFTVVFLALGVGLDGMWGGFIAVGSIPVPVVTLLAAGVAGASSLTAYYGGARLVLGSLCAEPLTLTAPEHRQLHNIVSEMALASGLPMPRVFVLPDQAPNALATGRDPEHAVVAVTQGLLHLLDREETQGVIAHEMAHIGNRDTLTMTLVGVLLGGSLMLADWGRRSLFFGRDRRGSPIQIFVVLALLTVTPLLSRLLAMAVSRQREYLADATAVRLTRNPLGLARALEKIGASTWPVRAATRGTAHLFISTPWPRRVNDRQGRLANLLSTHPPLAQRIAILRTMARAASSSTGAPPE; encoded by the coding sequence GTGTCGCCCCCGGCGATCGACTTCGTGGCGCGCCAGCGGCTCAACCGCCGCCGCAGCGCCCTGCTGATCGCCGCCTTTACGGTCGTTTTCCTCGCCCTCGGCGTTGGCCTCGACGGAATGTGGGGTGGCTTCATCGCCGTCGGATCCATACCCGTGCCGGTCGTCACCTTGCTCGCCGCCGGGGTCGCCGGAGCCAGCAGCCTTACCGCGTATTACGGCGGGGCGCGGCTGGTGCTCGGCTCGCTGTGCGCGGAGCCGCTCACTCTGACCGCGCCCGAACATCGTCAACTGCACAATATCGTCAGCGAGATGGCCCTCGCTTCGGGACTCCCTATGCCGAGGGTTTTCGTTCTGCCGGACCAGGCGCCGAATGCGCTGGCCACCGGCCGCGACCCGGAACACGCGGTCGTCGCGGTCACGCAGGGCTTGTTGCACCTTCTCGATCGGGAAGAAACTCAGGGGGTAATCGCCCACGAGATGGCCCATATCGGCAACCGGGACACGCTCACGATGACGCTGGTGGGCGTACTGCTCGGGGGCTCGCTGATGCTCGCAGACTGGGGGCGCCGCAGTCTCTTCTTCGGGCGCGATAGGCGGGGCAGCCCGATCCAGATCTTTGTCGTGCTCGCGCTTCTGACCGTAACCCCCCTGCTCTCCCGGTTGCTTGCGATGGCCGTGTCCCGGCAGCGGGAGTACCTCGCGGATGCCACCGCCGTACGCCTCACGCGCAATCCCCTCGGGCTCGCCAGAGCACTCGAAAAAATCGGCGCGTCAACCTGGCCGGTGCGGGCCGCAACCCGGGGCACGGCCCATCTCTTCATCAGCACCCCCTGGCCGCGTCGCGTCAACGACCGCCAGGGTCGTCTGGCAAACCTGCTGAGCACTCATCCCCCGCTCGCACAGCGCATTGCGATCTTGCGAACGATGGCACGGGCGGCATCATCGTCCACGGGCGCGCCTCCGGAATAA